From a region of the Alnus glutinosa chromosome 1, dhAlnGlut1.1, whole genome shotgun sequence genome:
- the LOC133858482 gene encoding WAT1-related protein At1g70260, with product MGAMRAILWDVVPLTVMVAMEGCTIGLTILAKTAITNGMSPFVFVFYTNALASILLLPFSFIFHCRDRTEQPLFTFPILLRFFFLGLTGITIGQNLAFLGLSYSSPILVCAMGLLLPAFSFVLSLILRRTKLDWRSPSFQAKVIGTLISIMGAIMVELYKGPVILKTSVSSSYLLQSKQQLLIFSSTPEHWVLGGILLAATSLSVSVWNVIQLGTVKQYPEMQVMKVASFYSLLGTVQCAIVSLMVEKSQSAWKLKLNMELLLIVSTAVFGGLVRTGVHRWCMQIKGPFYVPMFKPFGILFATIFGVSFFANSLHSGSVIGAIIIGIGYYGVIWGQIREDEAPEDDSAEPVDSLEKKIPLLQEEIMQV from the exons ATGGGGGCGATGAGGGCTATACTATGGGACGTAGTGCCTCTCACGGTGATGGTTGCTATGGAAGGTTGCACCATTGGATTGACTATCTTGGCTAAAACAGCCATCACAAATGGGATGAGCCCTTTCGTATTCGTCTTCTATACCAATGCTCTTGCCTCCATCCTTCTCCTCCCTTTTTCCTTCATATTTCACTGCAGGGacag AACAGAACAACCACTCTTCACCTTTCCTATCCTCTTGCGATTCTTCTTCCTGGGTTTAACAGG GATAACTATAGGTCAGAACCTTGCATTCCTCGGCCTAAGTTACAGTTCTCCAATTCTAGTCTGCGCAATGGGCCTTTTGCTCCCTGCTTTTTCCTTCGTGCTCTCTCTCATACTCAG GAGAACAAAATTAGATTGGAGAAGTCCAAGCTTCCAAGCTAAAGTAATTGGCACGTTGATATCAATCATGGGGGCAATAATGGTGGAACTTTACAAAGGCCCAGTAATACTTAAaacttccgtttcttcttcatATCTTCTTCAATCCAAGCAGCAACTGCTGATCTTCTCCTCAACGCCGGAACATTGGGTTCTTGGTGGCATTTTGCTTGCGGCTACTTCCTTGTCTGTTTCAGTCTGGAATGTTATTCAG CTGGGAACCGTGAAACAATATCCAGAAATGCAAGTGATGAAGGTGGCCTCTTTCTATAGCCTACTGGGGACAGTTCAATGTGCAATAGTCTCTTTAATGGTGGAGAAAAGCCAAAGTGCTTGGAAACTAAAACTCAACATGGAGCTCCTCCTGATTGTTTCAACA GCGGTCTTCGGGGGTTTAGTCCGTACTGGTGTTCATAGATGGTGCATGCAAATAAAGGGCCCTTTTTATGTGCCAATGTTTAAGCCTTTTGGGATTCTTTTTGCAACCATCTTTGGTGTTAGCTTCTTTGCAAATAGTCTTCACTCTGGAAG TGTGATAGGGGCAATTATAATTGGAATTGGGTATTATGGTGTGATATGGGGACAAATTAGAGAAGATGAAGCTCCTGAAGACGATAGTGCTGAACCCGTGGATTCCTTAGAAAAGAAGATACCTCTCTTGCAAGAAGAGATCATGCAAGTCTAA
- the LOC133866927 gene encoding WAT1-related protein At3g28050-like isoform X1: protein MGSVALPFVGMMMAECAQVGLMIVAKAAMTRGMSNLVFIFYSNAFASLILLPTSFLFHRSTERPPLSFPILCGFFVLSLLGFVVQILGYAGVLYSSPTLGTAMLNLIPAFTFILAVTFRMEKLDWKSSSSLAKSMGTIVSIAGAFIVTLYKGLPLLMPPSPTNSSHQLFLQVSNWVIGGLLLAVDAVLSSAWLFVQALMLKKYPAELIVVFFYCFFVAIQSAVVSLVVERDLSSWSLQSNETLIAVLYSAVFGSAFQVGISAWCLHKTGPVFVAMFKPLGIIISVVVGVILLRDTLYLGSLIGAIVIVIGFYSVMWGKAKEKKMGEEAGVRSLESSREKVPLLQNSIEEI from the exons ATGGGGAGTGTTGCGCTGCCATTTGTGGGCATGATGATGGCAGAGTGTGCCCAGGTTGGGCTAATGATAGTGGCCAAAGCAGCTATGACAAGGGGAATGAGCAACCTGGTCTTCATCTTCTACTCCAATGCCTTTGCCTCCCTCATCCTCCTCCCCACTTCATTTCTCTTCCacag ATCAACAGAGCGCCCTCCTCTCTCTTTCCCCATTCTCTGTGGATTCTTCGTGCTCAGCCTACTGGG TTTTGTTGTGCAGATTCTAGGGTATGCTGGGGTATTGTACAGCTCGCCTACGCTTGGAACGGCCATGCTCAACCTTATCCCGGCTTTTACCTTTATCCTGGCTGTTACTTTTCG GATGGAGAAACTAGATTGGAAAAGCTCCAGTAGCCTAGCTAAATCCATGGGAACCATAGTGTCAATTGCAGGGGCATTCATTGTGACTTTATACAAGGGCCTTCCACTTTTAATGCCACCGTCACCTACAAACTCATCTCATCAACTTTTCTTGCAAGTGTCGAACTGGGTCATTGGAGGATTGCTCCTTGCAGTTGATGCTGTGCTGAGTTCAGCATGGCTTTTTGTGCAG GCATTGATGCTGAAGAAATACCCAGCAGAGCTTATTGTAGTCTTTTTCTACTGCTTCTTTGTTGCCATCCAATCTGCAGTAGTCTCTTTGGTAGTGGAAAGAGATTTAAGTTCTTGGAGCTTACAATCTAATGAGACGTTGATTGCTGTTCTATATTCG GCAGTGTTTGGTTCTGCATTCCAAGTTGGCATTTCTGCATGGTGCCTGCACAAGACAGGGCCTGTTTTTGTTGCTATGTTCAAGCCTTTGGGGATCATCATTTCAGTTGTTGTGGGTGTTATCTTATTAAGAGATACTTTATATCTTGGAAG TTTGATTGGAGCAATTGTGATTGTCATTGGATTTTATTCTGTCATGTGGGGGAAagccaaagaaaagaagatgggTGAGGAAGCTGGGGTAAGGAGCTTGGAGTCAAGCAGAGAAAAGGTCCCCCTCTTGCAAAACAGTATTGAAGAAATATAG
- the LOC133866927 gene encoding WAT1-related protein At3g28050-like isoform X2: MLNLIPAFTFILAVTFRMEKLDWKSSSSLAKSMGTIVSIAGAFIVTLYKGLPLLMPPSPTNSSHQLFLQVSNWVIGGLLLAVDAVLSSAWLFVQALMLKKYPAELIVVFFYCFFVAIQSAVVSLVVERDLSSWSLQSNETLIAVLYSAVFGSAFQVGISAWCLHKTGPVFVAMFKPLGIIISVVVGVILLRDTLYLGSLIGAIVIVIGFYSVMWGKAKEKKMGEEAGVRSLESSREKVPLLQNSIEEI, translated from the exons ATGCTCAACCTTATCCCGGCTTTTACCTTTATCCTGGCTGTTACTTTTCG GATGGAGAAACTAGATTGGAAAAGCTCCAGTAGCCTAGCTAAATCCATGGGAACCATAGTGTCAATTGCAGGGGCATTCATTGTGACTTTATACAAGGGCCTTCCACTTTTAATGCCACCGTCACCTACAAACTCATCTCATCAACTTTTCTTGCAAGTGTCGAACTGGGTCATTGGAGGATTGCTCCTTGCAGTTGATGCTGTGCTGAGTTCAGCATGGCTTTTTGTGCAG GCATTGATGCTGAAGAAATACCCAGCAGAGCTTATTGTAGTCTTTTTCTACTGCTTCTTTGTTGCCATCCAATCTGCAGTAGTCTCTTTGGTAGTGGAAAGAGATTTAAGTTCTTGGAGCTTACAATCTAATGAGACGTTGATTGCTGTTCTATATTCG GCAGTGTTTGGTTCTGCATTCCAAGTTGGCATTTCTGCATGGTGCCTGCACAAGACAGGGCCTGTTTTTGTTGCTATGTTCAAGCCTTTGGGGATCATCATTTCAGTTGTTGTGGGTGTTATCTTATTAAGAGATACTTTATATCTTGGAAG TTTGATTGGAGCAATTGTGATTGTCATTGGATTTTATTCTGTCATGTGGGGGAAagccaaagaaaagaagatgggTGAGGAAGCTGGGGTAAGGAGCTTGGAGTCAAGCAGAGAAAAGGTCCCCCTCTTGCAAAACAGTATTGAAGAAATATAG
- the LOC133866941 gene encoding WAT1-related protein At5g40240-like isoform X1, with product MGFEDSLPFFGMLMVILIQVGNMEVSKAAMSAGMNKYILAVYSNALPTLILLPLSFICCRSQRPPVTFSVLCRIFLLALIGRCSGQILEYAGIQYSSPTLCTAMLNLIPAFTFMLAIIFRMEKLEWSSSSSQAKLLGTIVSITGASVVTFYKGPPIMMTPSSSQLLLSPQSSWILGGILLTADAFSYSAWYIVQASILKIYPAVLVILFHMFFYNTILSAVFTLIIVRDPDAWRLRLDMGLVAILYTGVVSSVLRVSLCTWCLSRTGPFFCSMFKPVAIIFAVVMDVFLGDVLCLGSVIGAAVTVVGFYAVMWGKANEEKMYKDSGVASFGSSSEKIPLLQNRMEEI from the exons ATGGGATTCGAGGATTCACTGCCTTTTTTTGGGATGTTAATGGTGATTTTGATTCAAGTTGGCAATATGGAAGTCAGCAAAGCAGCCATGTCAGCAGGGATGAACAAATATATCCTTGCTGTATATTCCAATGCCCTCCCGACGCTCATCCTTCTCCCACTTTCCTTCATCTGCTGCAg GTCACAGCGTCCTCCAGTAACTTTTTCCGTTCTTTGCCGGATTTTCTTGCTTGCCCTGATTGG CAGATGTTCCGGACAGATATTAGAGTATGCTGGTATACAGTACAGCTCTCCCACGCTTTGTACTGCCATGCTCAACCTTATTCCAGCTTTTACCTTCATGCTTGCCATCATTTTCAG GATGGAAAAACTAGAGTGGAGTAGCTCAAGCAGTCAGGCTAAACTTCTGGGTACCATAGTATCAATCACAGGAGCATCTGTTGTGACATTCTACAAGGGCCCACCAATCATGATGACACCCTCTTCTAGTCAACTTCTTCTGTCACCACAATCAAGCTGGATCCTTGGAGGTATTTTGCTCACAGCCGATGCTTTTTCCTACTCTGCGTGGTATATAGTGCAG GCATCAATCCTTAAAATCTACCCAGCAGTGCTTGTCATATTATTTCACATGTTCTTTTACAACACCATTTTGTCTGCAGTATTCACTCTGATTATTGTCAGAGACCCAGATGCTTGGAGGTTAAGGCTTGACATGGGTTTGGTTGCTATATTATACACA GGAGTTGTTTCCTCTGTGTTGCGTGTTAGCTTGTGTACATGGTGCCTGTCGAGGACTGGACCATTCTTTTGTTCTATGTTCAAGCCCGTGGCGATTATCTTTGCTGTTGTCATGGATGTCTTTTTAGGAGATGTTCTCTGTCTTGGAAG TGTGATTGGAGCAGCAGTAACTGTAGTTGGATTTTATGCTGTAATGTGGGGGAAAGCCAATGAAGAAAAGATGTACAAAGACAGCGGGGTAGCGAGTTTTGGATCATCCAGCGAAAAGATCCCTCTGTTACAAAACAGAATGGAAGAAATATAG
- the LOC133866941 gene encoding WAT1-related protein At5g40240-like isoform X2 — protein sequence MGFEDSLPFFGMLMVILIQVGNMEVSKAAMSAGMNKYILAVYSNALPTLILLPLSFICCRSQRPPVTFSVLCRIFLLALIGCSGQILEYAGIQYSSPTLCTAMLNLIPAFTFMLAIIFRMEKLEWSSSSSQAKLLGTIVSITGASVVTFYKGPPIMMTPSSSQLLLSPQSSWILGGILLTADAFSYSAWYIVQASILKIYPAVLVILFHMFFYNTILSAVFTLIIVRDPDAWRLRLDMGLVAILYTGVVSSVLRVSLCTWCLSRTGPFFCSMFKPVAIIFAVVMDVFLGDVLCLGSVIGAAVTVVGFYAVMWGKANEEKMYKDSGVASFGSSSEKIPLLQNRMEEI from the exons ATGGGATTCGAGGATTCACTGCCTTTTTTTGGGATGTTAATGGTGATTTTGATTCAAGTTGGCAATATGGAAGTCAGCAAAGCAGCCATGTCAGCAGGGATGAACAAATATATCCTTGCTGTATATTCCAATGCCCTCCCGACGCTCATCCTTCTCCCACTTTCCTTCATCTGCTGCAg GTCACAGCGTCCTCCAGTAACTTTTTCCGTTCTTTGCCGGATTTTCTTGCTTGCCCTGATTGG ATGTTCCGGACAGATATTAGAGTATGCTGGTATACAGTACAGCTCTCCCACGCTTTGTACTGCCATGCTCAACCTTATTCCAGCTTTTACCTTCATGCTTGCCATCATTTTCAG GATGGAAAAACTAGAGTGGAGTAGCTCAAGCAGTCAGGCTAAACTTCTGGGTACCATAGTATCAATCACAGGAGCATCTGTTGTGACATTCTACAAGGGCCCACCAATCATGATGACACCCTCTTCTAGTCAACTTCTTCTGTCACCACAATCAAGCTGGATCCTTGGAGGTATTTTGCTCACAGCCGATGCTTTTTCCTACTCTGCGTGGTATATAGTGCAG GCATCAATCCTTAAAATCTACCCAGCAGTGCTTGTCATATTATTTCACATGTTCTTTTACAACACCATTTTGTCTGCAGTATTCACTCTGATTATTGTCAGAGACCCAGATGCTTGGAGGTTAAGGCTTGACATGGGTTTGGTTGCTATATTATACACA GGAGTTGTTTCCTCTGTGTTGCGTGTTAGCTTGTGTACATGGTGCCTGTCGAGGACTGGACCATTCTTTTGTTCTATGTTCAAGCCCGTGGCGATTATCTTTGCTGTTGTCATGGATGTCTTTTTAGGAGATGTTCTCTGTCTTGGAAG TGTGATTGGAGCAGCAGTAACTGTAGTTGGATTTTATGCTGTAATGTGGGGGAAAGCCAATGAAGAAAAGATGTACAAAGACAGCGGGGTAGCGAGTTTTGGATCATCCAGCGAAAAGATCCCTCTGTTACAAAACAGAATGGAAGAAATATAG
- the LOC133866941 gene encoding WAT1-related protein At3g28050-like isoform X3: MGFEDSLPFFGMLMVILIQVGNMEVSKAAMSAGMNKYILAVYSNALPTLILLPLSFICCRSQRPPVTFSVLCRIFLLALIGRCSGQILEYAGIQYSSPTLCTAMLNLIPAFTFMLAIIFRMEKLEWSSSSSQAKLLGTIVSITGASVVTFYKGPPIMMTPSSSQLLLSPQSSWILGVFTLIIVRDPDAWRLRLDMGLVAILYTGVVSSVLRVSLCTWCLSRTGPFFCSMFKPVAIIFAVVMDVFLGDVLCLGSVIGAAVTVVGFYAVMWGKANEEKMYKDSGVASFGSSSEKIPLLQNRMEEI, from the exons ATGGGATTCGAGGATTCACTGCCTTTTTTTGGGATGTTAATGGTGATTTTGATTCAAGTTGGCAATATGGAAGTCAGCAAAGCAGCCATGTCAGCAGGGATGAACAAATATATCCTTGCTGTATATTCCAATGCCCTCCCGACGCTCATCCTTCTCCCACTTTCCTTCATCTGCTGCAg GTCACAGCGTCCTCCAGTAACTTTTTCCGTTCTTTGCCGGATTTTCTTGCTTGCCCTGATTGG CAGATGTTCCGGACAGATATTAGAGTATGCTGGTATACAGTACAGCTCTCCCACGCTTTGTACTGCCATGCTCAACCTTATTCCAGCTTTTACCTTCATGCTTGCCATCATTTTCAG GATGGAAAAACTAGAGTGGAGTAGCTCAAGCAGTCAGGCTAAACTTCTGGGTACCATAGTATCAATCACAGGAGCATCTGTTGTGACATTCTACAAGGGCCCACCAATCATGATGACACCCTCTTCTAGTCAACTTCTTCTGTCACCACAATCAAGCTGGATCCTTGGAG TATTCACTCTGATTATTGTCAGAGACCCAGATGCTTGGAGGTTAAGGCTTGACATGGGTTTGGTTGCTATATTATACACA GGAGTTGTTTCCTCTGTGTTGCGTGTTAGCTTGTGTACATGGTGCCTGTCGAGGACTGGACCATTCTTTTGTTCTATGTTCAAGCCCGTGGCGATTATCTTTGCTGTTGTCATGGATGTCTTTTTAGGAGATGTTCTCTGTCTTGGAAG TGTGATTGGAGCAGCAGTAACTGTAGTTGGATTTTATGCTGTAATGTGGGGGAAAGCCAATGAAGAAAAGATGTACAAAGACAGCGGGGTAGCGAGTTTTGGATCATCCAGCGAAAAGATCCCTCTGTTACAAAACAGAATGGAAGAAATATAG
- the LOC133866963 gene encoding WAT1-related protein At3g28050-like, which translates to MRGLGVTAVMVTTQFVEVGMNTILKAAMSRGMSNFVFVVYSNALAIFVLLAASIIFYRKRSLPPVTSSVLCRIFLLGLLSCCVQTLMSTGIGYSSPTLSSAIVDLTPAFTFILAIISRMEKLDLRVQSSLAKCIGTIVSIAGALIVTLYKGLPLASAASPHIQPNEVLLSAQPNWFLGGFLLSIGSLCLATLFILQTQIIREYPAELIVTLICCIFATLQSTVIALIAEKDPKAWRLGFNMELIAIGYSAVLVVAARSVAVTWACRKKGPVFVALFSPLGIVIAVAMGIPFLGDTLYLGSVIGAAVIALGFYAVIWGQSQEEETIGNRGVCCSESSSPKVPLLQSKGLDI; encoded by the exons atgcgggGCTTAGGAGTAACAGCAGTAATGGTGACAACACAGTTCGTGGAAGTGGGCATGAACACTATATTAAAAGCTGCTATGAGTAGAGGGATGAGtaactttgtttttgttgtttactCAAACGCCCTCGCCATCTTCGTCCTTCTTGCAGCTTCCATCATCTTTTACAG AAAAAGAAGTCTTCCTCCAGTAACTTCTTCAGTTTTGTGTAGAATCTTTCTTCTTGGCCTGCTAAG TTGCTGTGTTCAGACCTTGATGTCCACCGGCATAGGGTACAGCTCTCCAACTTTATCCTCAGCAATAGTTGATCTGACCCCGGCTTTTACCTTCATACTTGCCATCATCTCCAG GATGGAAAAGCTGGACTTGAGAGTCCAAAGCAGTCTGGCCAAGTGTATTGGAACCATTGTGTCCATCGCAGGGGCATTGATTGTGACTTTATACAAAGGCCTGCCTCTCGCAAGTGCTGCATCACCCCATATTCAACCCAATGAGGTCCTTTTATCAGCGCAACCAAATTGGTTCCTTGGAGGCTTTCTCCTAAGCATTGGTAGCTTATGCCTTGCAACATTGTTTATTCTTCAG ACCCAGATTATTCGGGAGTATCCTGCAGAGTTGATTGTAACACTCATTTGTTGCATTTTTGCGACCCTCCAATCTACCGTGATCGCTCTAATTGCAGAGAAAGATCCAAAAGCTTGGAGACTAGGGTTTAATATGGAGTTGATAGCCATAGGGTACTCG GCTGTTTTGGTGGTAGCTGCACGTAGTGTTGCTGTTACATGGGCATGTCGCAAGAAGGGTCCTGTCTTTGTTGCATTGTTTAGCCCACTGGGGATTGTCATTGCAGTTGCCATGGGGATTCCTTTTCTTGGGGACACTCTTTATCTTGGAAG TGTAATTGGAGCAGCTGTAATAGCTCTTGGGTTTTATGCTGTGATATGGGGACAATCCCAAGAAGAGGAGACGATTGGAAACAGGGGAGTTTGTTGCTCTGAGTCATCTTCTCCTAAAGTTCCTCTTTTGCAAAGCAAAGGCTTGGACATCTAG
- the LOC133858411 gene encoding protein RICE SALT SENSITIVE 3, translating to MEEHLSPLAVTHLLQHTLRSLCIHENSQWVYAVFWRILPRNYPPPKWDGQGAYDRSRGNRRNWILVWEDGFCNFAASSSAADQINSGDCPAGSSVHGNCEFQHYQGLQPELFFKMSHEIYNYGEGLIGKVAADHSHKWIYKEPNDQEINFLSAWHNSADSHPRTWEAQFQSGIKTIALIAVREGVVQLGAIHKVIEDLNYVVPLRKKFSYIESIPGVLLPHPSSSAYPFKVDGYGSPDAWHFQGSLAPPQADQFYEQYNQPLRVTPSMSSLEALLSKLPSVVPPTTPPQSQFMSSQRAFEFMGMEKVAKEETDHDHQDQVYRPTVHDVGETSSSMSAYYRHHQHHFHQNQDHGQNVTSSGPNNNGF from the exons ATGGAAGAACATCTCAGCCCATTAGCTGTTACTCATCTCCTTCAACACACCCTACGAAGTTTGTGCATTCATGAAAATTCTCAGTGGGTCTATGCTGTCTTCTGGAGGATCCTACCCAGAAATTACCCCCCACCCAA ATGGGATGGTCAAGGAGCTTATGACAGGTCAAGAGGAAACAGGAGAAACTG GATACTGGTTTGGGAAGACGGGTTCTGCAACTTCGCTGCGTCGTCATCAGCAGCTGATCAGATAAATTCGGGGGATTGTCCAGCTGGCTCATCTGTTCACGGGAACTGTGAGTTTCAACACTACCAAGGGCTGCAACCGGAGCTCTTTTTCAAGATGTCCCATGAGATCTACAACTATGGAGAAGG TTTGATAGGAAAAGTGGCTGCAGATCATAGCCATAAGTGGATATACAAAGAACCAAATGACCAAGAAATCAACTTCTTGTCAGCATGGCACAACTCCGCCGACTCA CACCCCAGGACATGGGAAGCCCAGTTCCAGTCTGGTATAAAG ACCATAGCCCTGATTGCAGTTAGAGAAGGTGTGGTTCAGTTAGGAGCCATTCACAAG GTGATTGAAGACCTGAACTACGTTGTTCCACTAAGAAAGAAATTCAGCTACATTGAAAGCATCCCGGGCGTGCTTTTACCCCACCCGTCCTCCTCCGCATACCCGTTCAAAGTTGATGGATACGGAAGCCCAGACGCGTGGCATTTCCAAGGCAGTCTTGCACCCCCGCAAGCCGATCAATTCTATGAGCAATACAACCAACCTTTGAGAGTAACACCTTCCATGAGCAGCCTTGAAGCGCTTCTCTCGAAGCTTCCATCAGTTGTGCCGCCCACCACACCGCCACAATCACAGTTCATGTCATCTCAGAGGGCGTTTGAATTTATGGGAATGGAAAAAGTGGCCAAGGAGGAAACTGATCATGATCATCAGGATCAGGTATATAGGCCTACTGTACACGATGTGGGTGAGACCAGTAGCTCCATGTCGGCCTACTATCGTCATCATCAACATCATTTCCATCAGAACCAAGATCATGGTCAGAATGTAACTAGCAGCGGACCCAACAATAATGGATTTTAA